The genome window CCACCATACACGCTTTTCGTTATTCATTCCGTTCACCTCATTACATTCCCTGAAAAACGGCAGACTGAATACTCAGCCTGCCGAAGAAGACCTGAGATTATTTGATAGAACCGTCCACCATGCCCTGTACAATATACTTCTGGGCAAAGAGATACAGGATCACGATCGGGAGCATAGCCAGCAGCGTAGATGTCATGATCAGGTGCCACTGCTTGACATAAGCACCATTGAAGCCCTGCACCGCCAGGGGAATCGTCCGGATATTGCCGCTGGCGCCGAGCACCAGCAGCGGAAGCAGGTAGTCATTCCAGATCCACAGGCCGTTGAGCACCAGCACGGTCACAAACACCGGCTGGAGCAGAGGCAGCACGATCCGGAAGAAAGTCCCCGCCCTGGAGCATCCGTCGATGTCAGCCGCCTCTTCCAGTTCCAGCGGAACGCCCTTGATGAATCCGTGGAAAATGAAGATCGACATGGCCTCGCCAAAGCCCAGATAGGCAAAGATGATACCCTGATAGCTCCGGAGCATCGGAATGCCCAGGAAATCTCCCACGTTCTTGAACCAGGTCAGCAGGGGGAACATAACCACCTGGAACGGAATAACCATGGCAGCCACATAGCTCATAAAGAGCAGGTTTGACCACCGGGTCTTGTTCCGTACCAGCACCCAGGCCGCCATGGAGGAGAAGATCGAGATCACAGCCAGGGAGATCACGGTGATGATGACAGAGTCCTTCAGGGCAGAGAGGAAATTGAAATTGGGGTTATTCCAGATCTCCGCCACATTCCGTCCGAGCTGGGAAATATCCGTTGGAACGCCGACCGGGGCATTGATAATGTCCTGGTTCGTCCGCATGGAGTTGAACAGCACAATGACAAAGGGCATCATGAAGAGCACAAAGAGAATGAATGTAACAATCTCCAGTGCGATCCTGCGGCCGTTATGCGGTTTATAACCCGCCATACGCTCAACATGAGCAGCAGCCTGCTTAGCCATTATGCTTCCACCTCCTTACTCTTGTTCCAGGTGACCTGGATCACAGAGAAGATCGTCAGCACAACAAAGAAAACAACAGCCTTCGCCTGGCCCTGTGCCATGTTGTTATACTTGAAGGCCGTATTGTAGATGTTCAGGGCCAGCAGTTCGGAAGCCTGCACCGGCTTCATCATGAAGATGGAAACCGGGCCGCCGT of Aristaeella lactis contains these proteins:
- a CDS encoding carbohydrate ABC transporter permease is translated as MAKQAAAHVERMAGYKPHNGRRIALEIVTFILFVLFMMPFVIVLFNSMRTNQDIINAPVGVPTDISQLGRNVAEIWNNPNFNFLSALKDSVIITVISLAVISIFSSMAAWVLVRNKTRWSNLLFMSYVAAMVIPFQVVMFPLLTWFKNVGDFLGIPMLRSYQGIIFAYLGFGEAMSIFIFHGFIKGVPLELEEAADIDGCSRAGTFFRIVLPLLQPVFVTVLVLNGLWIWNDYLLPLLVLGASGNIRTIPLAVQGFNGAYVKQWHLIMTSTLLAMLPIVILYLFAQKYIVQGMVDGSIK